One genomic region from Natrarchaeobius halalkaliphilus encodes:
- a CDS encoding 30S ribosomal protein S8e, whose product MQDQGRSTRKRTGGRLKNVRNRRKDELGRLPTETQVGEPRFRTVDVRGNGSKTRALATDVASVNKGGEAVSAEIEDVVENDANPNYVRRNIITKGAVIATSEGQARVTSRPGQTGQVNAVSLEN is encoded by the coding sequence ATGCAAGATCAGGGACGCTCTACGCGAAAGCGAACCGGCGGCCGACTGAAGAACGTACGCAACCGCCGAAAGGACGAACTCGGTCGACTGCCGACCGAGACCCAGGTGGGTGAACCCCGGTTCCGTACCGTCGACGTTCGCGGAAACGGCTCGAAGACGCGAGCCCTCGCGACGGACGTTGCAAGCGTCAACAAAGGCGGTGAGGCGGTCTCCGCGGAAATCGAAGACGTCGTCGAAAACGACGCGAACCCCAACTACGTCCGTCGGAACATCATCACCAAGGGTGCCGTCATCGCGACCTCCGAAGGACAGGCCCGCGTGACGTCCCGACCCGGCCAGACCGGCCAGGTCAACGCCGTCTCGCTCGAGAACTGA
- the pstC gene encoding phosphate ABC transporter permease subunit PstC, translating to MSQADTTTAITTGGPGGIDDRKNAAIRYVFFSCAFVTVLTTLGIILVLVQGSLEFFQHVSIVEYLTGTEWSPVIRPHSYGVLPLIWGTLVVTVGSALVAIPVGTATAIYLSEYASPRFRKIVKPTLEILAGIPTIVYGFFALSFITPLLQQLFPRTGTFNAVAGALVVGIMIIPMVSSLSEDAMSAVPDDLRNAAYGLGATKFEVSTGVVVPASLSGVIASYILALSRAIGETMAVTLAVGMHPQISFDPLEPMQTMTAYMVQIGISDVSIGSIGYQSLFAVGLTLFAMTLSMNLISLWIKSRYREEYQ from the coding sequence ATGAGCCAGGCCGACACGACGACGGCCATCACGACGGGCGGCCCGGGTGGGATCGACGACCGCAAAAACGCCGCGATCCGGTACGTGTTCTTTTCGTGTGCGTTCGTCACCGTTCTGACGACGCTCGGCATTATCCTCGTCCTCGTCCAGGGATCTCTCGAGTTCTTCCAGCACGTCTCGATCGTCGAATATCTGACCGGAACCGAGTGGTCGCCGGTTATTCGCCCCCACAGCTACGGCGTGTTACCCCTGATCTGGGGAACTCTGGTCGTGACGGTCGGATCGGCACTCGTCGCGATCCCCGTCGGAACGGCGACTGCGATCTACCTGAGCGAGTACGCCAGTCCCCGGTTCCGGAAGATCGTCAAACCGACACTCGAGATCCTCGCCGGGATCCCGACGATCGTGTACGGCTTTTTCGCCCTCTCGTTTATCACGCCACTGCTCCAGCAGCTTTTTCCCCGAACGGGAACGTTCAACGCGGTTGCGGGGGCGCTCGTCGTCGGAATCATGATCATCCCGATGGTCTCGAGTCTGAGCGAGGACGCGATGTCGGCCGTTCCGGACGATCTCCGGAACGCGGCCTACGGACTCGGTGCGACGAAGTTCGAGGTCTCGACGGGCGTCGTCGTTCCAGCGTCGCTCTCGGGCGTTATCGCCTCGTACATCCTCGCGCTCTCGCGGGCGATCGGAGAGACGATGGCGGTCACGCTCGCGGTCGGAATGCATCCGCAGATCTCGTTCGATCCGCTCGAGCCGATGCAGACGATGACCGCGTACATGGTCCAGATCGGTATCAGTGACGTCTCCATCGGCTCGATCGGCTACCAGAGTCTGTTCGCGGTCGGATTAACGCTGTTCGCGATGACGCTCTCGATGAATCTGATCAGCCTCTGGATCAAGTCGCGGTACAGAGAGGAGTACCAATGA
- a CDS encoding alpha/beta hydrolase — MTDVLVPGGRDVRGSLEPADGADAIVVACPPHPRQGGSRRDSRLLALEAALQERSIGALRFDYGAWDEGNGEREDVRNTVRWASERHDRVGLFGYSFGASLALLAAGDVDGIAAVSALAPTARIGDDLDAVAALGALEVPVQIVYGERDTTAEWEPVVEAADVRELDSRIEAFPADHFFVGNEVDVAERVGSFFEETL, encoded by the coding sequence ATGACCGACGTGCTCGTTCCCGGCGGCCGTGACGTTCGCGGATCACTCGAGCCGGCCGATGGAGCGGACGCCATCGTCGTCGCGTGTCCGCCCCATCCTCGACAGGGTGGCTCGCGACGCGACAGTCGACTCCTCGCGCTCGAGGCCGCACTCCAGGAGCGGTCGATCGGAGCCCTTCGGTTCGATTACGGCGCGTGGGACGAGGGGAACGGCGAGCGAGAAGACGTTCGAAACACCGTTCGCTGGGCCAGCGAACGACACGACCGCGTCGGCCTCTTCGGCTACAGCTTCGGCGCGAGTCTGGCGCTCCTCGCCGCGGGCGACGTCGACGGAATAGCCGCCGTCTCCGCGCTCGCTCCGACGGCCCGCATCGGTGACGATCTCGACGCTGTCGCCGCCCTCGGGGCGCTCGAGGTACCCGTACAGATCGTCTACGGCGAGCGAGATACGACGGCCGAGTGGGAGCCGGTCGTCGAGGCCGCAGACGTCCGCGAACTCGACTCGAGGATCGAGGCCTTCCCCGCGGATCACTTCTTCGTCGGCAACGAAGTGGACGTCGCTGAACGAGTTGGATCGTTCTTCGAGGAGACGCTGTGA
- a CDS encoding cache domain-containing sensor histidine kinase: MKLTYRFGFVFLLVVFVTVAGLVVTFDAHRSDVVDGADRSLSERADRSASTLDDRIREHQRTVAFAASNPNLAAHGTDRQADTLEQFVELSAFDGASIVDETGQIRAIESTAADDPSDVTGSDLSDRQYVASALAGETSVSDPVSAETGAEIVVISAPIRDGDDVVGSLNGAYYIEDAAPFDSLVTDERSAVTVETNEETVFTDADRLEDPIDERAELETVDWTVVVHRERSVVTSPVDRLVESYVLLAVALLGSVFVFGIWMYRSNVTRIGRFRKRIRAIERREYGSDTPIGGHAEWQRIDDALDGLADSLARREQMLFVLNRILRHNLRNTLTVVTGRADELESTLEGEDREAAAEIATAARELLDDAERARMTEALVDPVDTQECRADVATMVRDRVDRLVRTGESERNDSRSISVFGPQRAIAACGTEVSIAIDELLENAVEHAGPEPSVAVEIVSTSDRVRIRIEDDGPGIPADDVAVITGKRELSQVNHTGGIGLWLVDWIVSRYDGRLLIPASGTTAADDEELPESDESEGGGTVVLELPRPPAETSADR; this comes from the coding sequence ATGAAGCTCACGTATCGGTTCGGCTTCGTCTTTCTTCTCGTCGTCTTCGTCACTGTCGCGGGTCTCGTCGTGACGTTCGACGCACACCGATCCGACGTGGTGGACGGTGCCGATCGATCGCTTTCGGAGCGGGCCGACCGATCCGCGTCGACGCTCGACGACCGGATACGAGAACACCAACGAACGGTCGCATTCGCCGCATCGAATCCCAACCTCGCCGCACACGGAACCGATCGACAGGCGGATACGCTCGAGCAATTCGTCGAACTGTCGGCGTTCGATGGGGCGAGTATCGTCGACGAGACGGGACAGATCAGGGCGATCGAGTCCACGGCAGCGGACGATCCGTCGGACGTCACCGGATCGGATCTGAGCGACAGGCAGTACGTGGCTTCGGCTCTCGCGGGTGAAACGTCCGTCAGCGATCCGGTTTCCGCCGAAACGGGAGCCGAAATCGTCGTCATCAGCGCGCCGATCCGGGACGGGGATGACGTCGTCGGTTCGCTCAACGGCGCGTACTATATAGAGGACGCGGCGCCGTTCGATTCGCTCGTAACCGACGAACGGTCCGCGGTGACGGTCGAAACGAACGAGGAAACGGTGTTTACCGACGCGGACCGACTCGAGGACCCGATCGATGAACGCGCCGAACTCGAGACGGTCGACTGGACCGTCGTCGTTCACCGCGAACGGTCGGTCGTGACGTCGCCGGTCGATCGGCTCGTAGAGAGCTACGTGCTTCTCGCGGTGGCGCTGCTCGGGTCCGTTTTCGTCTTCGGCATCTGGATGTATCGCTCGAACGTCACGCGGATCGGTCGATTCCGAAAACGCATTCGGGCGATCGAACGCCGCGAGTACGGTTCCGATACCCCGATCGGAGGTCACGCGGAGTGGCAACGAATCGACGACGCACTCGACGGGTTGGCCGATTCGCTCGCTCGTCGCGAACAGATGCTGTTCGTTCTGAACCGCATTTTGCGCCACAACCTTCGGAACACGCTCACCGTCGTCACCGGTCGAGCGGACGAACTCGAGTCGACGCTCGAGGGTGAGGACCGCGAGGCCGCCGCGGAGATCGCTACGGCGGCGCGGGAACTGCTCGACGACGCAGAACGCGCCAGAATGACGGAGGCGTTGGTCGATCCGGTCGACACGCAGGAGTGTCGGGCCGACGTCGCGACTATGGTCCGGGATCGAGTCGATCGGTTGGTTCGAACCGGTGAATCGGAACGGAACGACAGTCGCTCGATCTCCGTCTTCGGACCACAGCGGGCGATCGCAGCCTGTGGAACCGAGGTGTCGATCGCGATCGACGAACTGCTCGAAAACGCGGTCGAACACGCCGGACCGGAGCCGTCGGTGGCCGTCGAAATCGTCTCGACCTCCGACCGGGTTCGGATCCGAATCGAAGACGACGGTCCCGGCATTCCAGCGGACGATGTGGCCGTTATCACGGGCAAGCGTGAGCTATCCCAGGTCAATCACACCGGCGGAATCGGGCTGTGGCTGGTCGACTGGATCGTCAGTCGATACGACGGCCGGCTTCTGATTCCCGCGTCCGGAACGACCGCCGCTGACGACGAGGAGCTTCCGGAATCTGACGAGAGCGAGGGCGGCGGAACGGTCGTTCTCGAGTTGCCGCGACCGCCCGCAGAAACGAGTGCGGATCGGTAA
- the pstA gene encoding phosphate ABC transporter permease PstA: MSAQNPFADGTREIERKRLIGRVFVAVCLASTLVGIVALVALLADVLSESWGWVTWEFLTYPPSQVIENFLPDGRGAGIYPALVGSIFLIALTAVFTVFLGVGAAVYLEEYAADSRLSSFIEANIANLAGVPSIVYGLLGLAIFVRAAQLGSSLIAGALTLTLLILPIVIVSTQESLRAVPDSQRRAAYGVGATQWQVIRDVVLPRALPGIMTGTILSLSRAIGETAPILMVGAATSLFVAPDGLTSPFSAMPMMIFEWASLPEPEFQHVAAAGIVVLLTILLLMNAVAILIRNRYDPRS, translated from the coding sequence ATGAGCGCGCAGAACCCGTTCGCCGACGGAACGCGCGAGATCGAGCGAAAGCGGTTGATCGGTCGCGTCTTCGTCGCGGTCTGTCTCGCCTCGACGCTCGTCGGAATCGTCGCGCTCGTCGCCCTGCTCGCGGACGTCCTCTCCGAGTCCTGGGGCTGGGTGACCTGGGAGTTTCTGACGTACCCGCCGTCGCAGGTGATCGAGAACTTCCTGCCCGACGGTCGCGGTGCCGGGATCTACCCCGCACTCGTCGGATCGATCTTCCTCATCGCGCTGACGGCCGTCTTCACCGTCTTTCTCGGCGTCGGCGCAGCGGTCTATCTCGAGGAGTACGCAGCCGATAGCCGGCTGTCTTCGTTCATCGAAGCGAACATCGCCAACCTCGCGGGCGTTCCGTCGATCGTGTACGGACTGCTCGGACTGGCGATCTTCGTGCGAGCGGCGCAGCTCGGCTCGAGCCTCATCGCCGGCGCACTGACGCTTACGCTGTTGATTCTGCCGATCGTGATCGTCTCGACGCAGGAGTCGCTTCGGGCGGTTCCCGACTCCCAGCGCCGTGCCGCCTACGGCGTCGGCGCGACGCAGTGGCAGGTCATCCGCGACGTTGTCTTGCCCCGGGCGCTGCCGGGAATCATGACCGGGACCATCCTCTCGCTCTCGCGAGCGATCGGTGAGACGGCTCCCATCCTCATGGTCGGTGCTGCCACGTCGCTGTTCGTCGCTCCCGACGGATTGACGAGTCCCTTCAGCGCGATGCCGATGATGATCTTCGAGTGGGCTTCGCTACCCGAACCGGAGTTTCAACACGTCGCGGCCGCGGGAATCGTCGTCCTGTTGACGATCCTGTTGCTGATGAACGCCGTTGCGATCCTCATCAGAAATCGGTACGACCCTCGGTCGTAA
- a CDS encoding PstS family phosphate ABC transporter substrate-binding protein, translated as MPTEPIADRAVDRSRRRVLLGAAGATLAGLAGCIARGYESDLEGEIRMDGSNTVLPHGAVVSEEFQWRNNRVQIPVRGSGTGAGFQRFCDGETHVQNASRPIFDDGGEDEGALCTANGIEYVELETALDGLAVFVHPDNDWCDCLTVDELARIWETGSDVERWSGVREGWPDEEIELYGRDPASGTFDYFTENITGEVGNIRSDYSASADTNVIVRGVRGSQYALGFGGAGYYYENEDELELVGVDNGEGCIEPTKATIESGDYEPLTRPLYTYFRADALAREEVRSFARFYFEEIDGEATEADIVEPGESLTWTQWAARRVGYYAIPDDQIDDRRETLAGAIAEVTE; from the coding sequence ATGCCAACCGAGCCGATAGCTGATCGAGCCGTCGACCGCTCGCGTCGGCGCGTTCTCCTCGGTGCGGCCGGAGCGACGCTCGCCGGGCTCGCCGGCTGTATCGCTCGTGGATACGAGAGCGATCTCGAAGGCGAGATCCGGATGGACGGAAGCAACACCGTGTTGCCTCACGGCGCGGTCGTCTCCGAGGAGTTCCAGTGGCGGAACAACCGCGTTCAGATCCCGGTTCGTGGCTCCGGAACCGGCGCGGGATTCCAGCGGTTTTGTGACGGCGAAACCCACGTCCAGAACGCGAGCCGTCCGATCTTCGACGACGGAGGAGAGGACGAGGGCGCGCTCTGTACGGCAAACGGAATCGAGTACGTCGAACTCGAGACGGCACTGGACGGGCTCGCCGTTTTCGTTCACCCCGACAACGACTGGTGTGACTGTCTCACCGTCGACGAGCTCGCACGGATCTGGGAGACCGGCTCCGACGTCGAGAGGTGGAGCGGCGTTCGCGAGGGGTGGCCCGACGAAGAGATCGAACTCTACGGGCGCGATCCGGCCTCCGGGACGTTCGATTACTTCACCGAGAATATCACCGGCGAGGTCGGGAACATCCGATCGGATTACTCCGCGAGCGCGGATACGAACGTCATCGTTCGAGGCGTCCGAGGTAGTCAGTACGCCCTCGGATTCGGCGGGGCGGGCTACTACTACGAGAACGAAGACGAACTCGAACTCGTCGGCGTGGACAACGGCGAGGGCTGTATCGAGCCGACGAAAGCGACGATCGAAAGCGGCGACTACGAGCCGCTGACTCGTCCCCTGTACACCTATTTCCGGGCCGACGCACTGGCACGAGAAGAGGTTCGTTCGTTTGCCCGGTTTTACTTCGAGGAGATCGACGGCGAGGCGACCGAAGCCGACATCGTCGAGCCGGGAGAGAGCCTCACCTGGACGCAGTGGGCCGCTCGTCGGGTCGGCTACTACGCGATCCCCGACGACCAGATCGACGATCGACGAGAAACACTCGCCGGCGCAATCGCGGAGGTGACAGAATGA
- a CDS encoding pyridoxamine 5'-phosphate oxidase family protein, with protein sequence MSNTVASVSGVDMPEDEIDSFLEKTGIGTLSFGTEDGGYAVPMSFGFDRDNQRCLFQFVSDDDSTKEAHLERSNRVTLTVYEWSEVDDWRSVVLRGSLDELPDDELYDAADTFSDYAVPVSLSIFEKKATELDFSWYTLDVRSKSGRWAKPIETDG encoded by the coding sequence ATGTCTAACACCGTAGCGTCCGTCTCCGGGGTGGATATGCCCGAAGACGAAATCGACTCGTTTCTCGAAAAGACCGGTATCGGAACGCTCTCGTTCGGAACCGAAGACGGCGGATACGCGGTCCCGATGTCGTTCGGGTTCGACCGCGACAACCAGCGGTGTCTCTTCCAGTTCGTCTCGGACGATGACAGCACGAAAGAGGCCCATCTCGAGCGATCGAACCGGGTGACGTTGACGGTCTACGAGTGGTCCGAAGTCGACGACTGGCGGTCTGTCGTTCTTCGAGGTTCGTTGGACGAACTCCCGGACGACGAGCTGTATGACGCCGCGGATACGTTCTCCGATTATGCGGTTCCGGTTTCGCTGAGTATCTTCGAGAAGAAGGCGACGGAACTGGATTTTTCGTGGTACACTCTCGACGTTCGGAGCAAAAGTGGTCGGTGGGCGAAACCGATCGAGACCGACGGATAA
- a CDS encoding phosphate signaling complex PhoU family protein: METRKVQVTGGSTYTVSLPKEWATDNDVSAGTTVECYPEDDSLLLTPQSDTQRQQGTLDVSDLEGERLTRAVMTMYVSGFDIIRLEAGRITTDQRRAIRDATQSLVGVEVLEETSGSVVIQDLLDSSELSIVNAVSRMRLIAISMLDDAITALIENDDDIAHDVIERDDDVDRLWLVVSRIFRATLRSPRAAEELGVPREDCFDYHSSARQLERVADHAAKISNLALKLEEIPESVAEALAALRTDAGDVLEKAMDALFADESDEAIRLGHAAREAVLEIDEHTRTIDDMLRDLEPVQAQSLGLIVDSLSRSADYGGNIAETALQKAAPRPGS, encoded by the coding sequence ATGGAGACGCGCAAGGTGCAGGTGACGGGCGGATCGACGTACACCGTCTCGCTTCCCAAAGAGTGGGCGACCGACAACGACGTGAGTGCCGGAACGACCGTCGAATGCTATCCCGAAGACGACTCTCTGTTGTTGACCCCTCAGAGCGACACGCAACGACAACAGGGGACGCTCGACGTCTCCGATCTCGAGGGCGAACGGCTCACTCGAGCCGTGATGACGATGTACGTAAGCGGCTTCGACATCATCCGCCTCGAGGCGGGCCGGATCACGACCGATCAACGCCGGGCGATCAGGGATGCAACCCAGAGTCTCGTCGGCGTCGAAGTTCTAGAGGAGACGAGCGGGAGCGTCGTTATCCAGGACCTGCTCGACTCCTCGGAGCTGTCCATCGTCAACGCCGTTTCCAGAATGCGGTTGATCGCGATCTCGATGCTCGACGACGCCATCACAGCCCTGATCGAGAACGACGACGACATCGCTCACGACGTCATCGAGCGCGACGACGACGTCGATCGGCTCTGGCTGGTCGTCTCGCGCATTTTCCGGGCCACGCTTCGTTCGCCCCGAGCAGCCGAAGAGCTCGGCGTTCCCCGCGAGGACTGTTTCGACTATCACTCGAGCGCCCGTCAGCTAGAGCGCGTCGCCGACCACGCCGCAAAGATCAGCAACCTCGCGCTCAAACTCGAGGAGATTCCGGAATCGGTCGCTGAGGCGCTCGCGGCGCTTCGAACTGATGCGGGCGACGTCCTCGAGAAGGCGATGGACGCGCTGTTCGCAGACGAAAGCGACGAGGCGATCCGACTGGGCCACGCGGCCCGCGAGGCCGTCCTCGAGATCGACGAACACACCCGCACGATCGACGACATGCTTCGCGACCTGGAGCCCGTTCAGGCCCAATCGCTCGGGCTGATCGTCGACTCGCTCTCTCGGAGCGCAGATTACGGCGGGAACATCGCTGAAACCGCTCTCCAGAAGGCGGCACCCCGGCCCGGATCGTAG